In Quercus robur chromosome 10, dhQueRobu3.1, whole genome shotgun sequence, a genomic segment contains:
- the LOC126702774 gene encoding mini zinc finger protein 3-like, which produces MKKRQVVMKKDCTGGKNSTTSSSMVRTVRYVECQKNHAANIGGYAVDGCREFMASGDEGTNGALLCAACGCHRNFHRREVETEVVCEYSPPTFND; this is translated from the coding sequence ATGAAGAAACGGCAAGTAGTAATGAAGAAAGATTGCACAGGAGGGAAAAACTCTACCACATCATCTTCAATGGTAAGAACTGTGAGGTATGTTGAGTGCCAAAAGAATCATGCGGCAAATATTGGTGGCTATGCTGTGGATGGGTGcagagagttcatggcaagtGGAGATGAAGGGACAAATGGTGCGCTTCTGTGTGCTGCTTGTGGTTGCCACCGGAATTTCCATAGAAGAGAAGTGGAAACTGAGGTAGTTTGTGAGTATTCACCACCTACTTTCAATGATTAG